A genomic window from Pseudobacteroides sp. includes:
- the typA gene encoding translational GTPase TypA has product MNSSRENLRNIAIIAHVDHGKTTLVDVMLRQSGIFRENEQVQERVMDSNDLERERGITILAKNTAVCYKDTKINIVDTPGHADFGGEVERILKMVDGVLLLVDAFDGPMPQTRFVLRKALQLNLKPIVVINKIDRPEARPTEVIDEVLELFIELGADDDQLEFPIVFASSREGYAKTNIDDENSNLEPLFETIIENVPSPQGSSEEPLQLLVSSIDYDEYVGRIAIGRVERGTIKAGQQAVTCRIDGSLFNMRISRLYMFEGLRRVEAAEAMFGDIVAVSGVGDITIGETICDVDCPEALPFIEIDEPTITMTFSVNNSPFAGREGTFVTSRHLRDRLFKELETNLSLRVEETESADSFKVSGRGELHLSILIETMRRQGYEFQVSKPKVIFKEIDGVEHEPIEHLTIDVPEDFMGVVMEKLGTRRAEMVNMHSPNQGYMRLEFKIPARGLIGYRSEFMTDTKGNGIMNHIFHGHEPFKGEIFGRQRGSIVAWEDGEAVTYGLYNAQDRGTLFIDPGLKVYEGMVVGENARAEDIVINVCKKKHVTNMRASGSDEALRLTPPRQMSLEQCLEFIADDELVEITPKNIRIRKRILDTEMRAKFKSKLG; this is encoded by the coding sequence TGATGTTATGTTAAGGCAGAGCGGTATATTCAGAGAGAATGAGCAGGTACAGGAAAGGGTTATGGACTCAAATGACCTTGAAAGGGAGAGAGGAATAACTATTCTTGCAAAGAATACTGCTGTTTGCTACAAGGATACAAAGATAAACATAGTGGACACGCCAGGCCACGCAGACTTCGGCGGTGAGGTTGAACGTATTTTAAAGATGGTTGATGGTGTATTGCTTCTTGTAGATGCATTTGACGGACCAATGCCCCAGACAAGATTTGTTTTAAGAAAGGCACTTCAGTTGAATTTAAAACCTATAGTGGTTATAAATAAGATAGACAGGCCTGAAGCAAGGCCCACAGAAGTTATTGATGAAGTTTTGGAATTGTTTATTGAGCTTGGAGCAGATGACGACCAACTGGAGTTTCCTATAGTATTTGCATCTTCAAGGGAAGGCTATGCAAAAACCAACATTGATGATGAAAACAGCAACTTAGAGCCCTTGTTTGAGACGATCATAGAAAATGTTCCATCGCCTCAAGGTTCTTCAGAAGAACCGCTGCAGCTTTTGGTATCAAGTATAGATTATGACGAGTATGTCGGAAGAATAGCCATCGGAAGGGTTGAAAGAGGGACCATTAAAGCCGGACAGCAGGCAGTTACCTGCAGGATTGACGGATCTCTTTTCAATATGAGAATAAGCAGACTTTACATGTTTGAAGGTTTAAGAAGGGTTGAAGCGGCTGAAGCCATGTTTGGTGATATCGTTGCGGTTTCAGGTGTGGGCGATATAACTATAGGTGAGACAATATGTGATGTTGATTGTCCGGAAGCCCTTCCTTTTATTGAGATAGACGAGCCTACCATAACCATGACATTTAGTGTTAATAACAGTCCCTTTGCAGGCCGTGAAGGCACATTTGTAACATCAAGGCACCTAAGGGACAGGCTCTTTAAAGAACTTGAGACCAATTTGAGCTTGAGGGTTGAAGAAACTGAATCGGCAGATTCTTTCAAGGTATCCGGAAGGGGTGAACTGCACCTTTCAATACTTATTGAGACAATGAGAAGGCAGGGATATGAGTTCCAGGTATCAAAACCAAAAGTAATTTTCAAAGAAATAGACGGTGTTGAGCATGAGCCTATCGAACACCTTACCATAGATGTGCCTGAGGATTTTATGGGTGTTGTTATGGAGAAGCTCGGTACCAGAAGGGCAGAAATGGTAAACATGCATTCACCCAATCAGGGATATATGAGGCTTGAGTTTAAGATCCCAGCAAGAGGGCTTATCGGATACAGATCTGAGTTTATGACTGACACAAAGGGAAATGGTATAATGAACCATATTTTCCATGGGCATGAGCCTTTTAAGGGTGAGATCTTTGGAAGACAAAGAGGATCAATTGTTGCATGGGAAGATGGTGAAGCTGTAACATACGGACTTTATAATGCCCAGGACAGAGGAACCTTATTTATTGATCCAGGTCTTAAGGTATATGAAGGGATGGTTGTCGGAGAAAATGCCAGGGCTGAGGATATAGTTATTAATGTTTGTAAAAAGAAGCATGTAACAAACATGAGGGCATCAGGATCCGACGAAGCGTTGAGGCTCACACCGCCACGCCAGATGAGTCTTGAGCAGTGCCTGGAATTTATTGCAGATGATGAGCTTGTTGAAATCACTCCAAAGAATATAAGAATCAGAAAGAGAATTCTTGACACTGAGATGAGGGCCAAATTTAAAAGTAAGCTAGGTTAA
- the mltG gene encoding endolytic transglycosylase MltG, translating to MGKSKNTKKKNRLIIRFIVFIVLICTFFISAAFSYRYVLENQDDNLDKPLPVIPASKRIEFETPKNATSAQIIDKLAEEGIITNTFMFKMISKINGFDGTYKSGTHIISKDLDYDSLMRILSSDPVTSKVMIPEGYTFNQVAEKLSKDKLVDKAKFASVASNEKYDFKFLKDIPKREKKLEGYLFPDTYIFDVKSGEKAIINRMLARFDEIFKPEYYDKAKALGLTVDQVIILASIIEREAKEYEERRLISGVFYNRLKSKNPTHKKLQSCATIQYILLNNTGQVKAKLTDEDTKINDPYNTYLYEGLPPGPICNPGKDSIEAALEPETTDYYYFVSKGDGTHEFSSTLSQHQAAVKKYGLFN from the coding sequence TTGGGTAAATCAAAAAATACTAAAAAAAAGAATAGGCTCATAATAAGGTTTATAGTATTTATAGTTCTTATTTGTACATTTTTTATTAGTGCTGCGTTTTCATACAGGTATGTGTTGGAAAACCAGGATGATAATCTTGATAAACCATTGCCCGTTATTCCTGCAAGCAAAAGGATTGAGTTTGAAACCCCTAAGAATGCAACATCGGCTCAAATAATTGATAAGCTTGCAGAAGAAGGTATAATAACTAATACGTTCATGTTTAAAATGATATCAAAGATAAATGGATTTGACGGGACATACAAGTCAGGCACCCATATAATAAGCAAAGATCTGGATTATGATTCATTGATGAGGATTTTATCCAGCGATCCAGTTACTTCCAAGGTAATGATACCTGAAGGATACACATTCAATCAGGTGGCTGAAAAGCTTAGTAAGGATAAGCTTGTTGATAAAGCCAAATTTGCAAGTGTTGCATCAAATGAAAAGTATGATTTCAAATTTTTAAAAGATATACCAAAGAGAGAAAAGAAGCTGGAAGGTTATTTGTTCCCCGATACGTATATATTTGATGTTAAAAGCGGGGAGAAGGCCATAATAAACCGTATGCTTGCAAGATTTGACGAAATATTCAAACCGGAGTATTATGACAAGGCAAAGGCGTTGGGACTTACAGTTGATCAGGTTATTATACTTGCATCCATTATTGAGAGGGAAGCTAAGGAATATGAGGAGAGAAGGCTTATATCGGGGGTTTTCTATAACAGGCTGAAAAGCAAGAATCCGACACATAAAAAGCTTCAATCCTGTGCAACAATACAGTATATACTTCTAAACAATACAGGCCAGGTTAAAGCCAAACTGACAGATGAAGATACAAAGATAAACGATCCCTATAACACATATTTGTATGAAGGTCTGCCGCCAGGTCCCATATGCAACCCTGGGAAGGACTCCATAGAGGCAGCACTGGAGCCTGAAACCACAGATTACTATTACTTTGTATCTAAAGGTGATGGCACCCACGAGTTCTCTTCCACATTAAGCCAGCATCAGGCGGCAGTGAAAAAGTATGGTCTGTTTAATTAA
- a CDS encoding O-methyltransferase, which yields MIIYDYINDYIRNTIKENDGVLKELEIFAEENHVPIIQPEVAKLLLVTGKILKPKRILEVGTAIGYSAIILSKVLEEGGKIDTIDRYELMIERAKGNIKRAGLDGTVNIIVGDAVEVLRCLDKKYDMIFLDAAKGQYPEFLPECLRMLNKGGLLFSDNVLYKGMVANDKLVVRRKKTIVKRLRDFLSTICENEELDTSILPVGDGVALSYKK from the coding sequence ATGATTATTTATGATTATATCAACGACTATATCAGGAATACTATTAAGGAAAATGACGGTGTCCTAAAAGAGCTTGAGATATTTGCGGAGGAAAACCATGTACCAATTATTCAGCCGGAGGTAGCAAAGCTGCTTTTGGTAACCGGTAAGATCTTAAAGCCTAAGAGAATACTTGAGGTTGGTACGGCTATCGGTTATTCTGCAATCATTCTTTCAAAGGTTTTGGAGGAGGGCGGAAAGATCGATACCATTGACAGGTATGAGCTCATGATAGAGCGTGCTAAAGGAAATATAAAAAGGGCAGGCCTTGATGGTACAGTTAATATCATTGTAGGAGATGCTGTAGAGGTACTTAGGTGCCTGGATAAAAAATATGACATGATTTTTTTGGATGCAGCAAAGGGACAGTATCCTGAGTTTTTGCCTGAATGTTTGAGGATGCTCAATAAAGGCGGGCTTCTGTTTTCCGATAATGTGCTGTACAAGGGAATGGTGGCAAACGACAAACTTGTTGTAAGGAGAAAAAAAACAATTGTAAAAAGGCTCAGAGACTTTCTAAGCACCATTTGTGAGAATGAAGAGCTTGATACAAGCATACTGCCGGTAGGTGACGGGGTTGCACTTAGTTATAAAAAGTAA
- a CDS encoding U32 family peptidase — MNKVELLAPAGSLEKLKMAVLYGADAVYIGGEEFGLRASAENFSREEMMEGIKFAHDRGKKVYLTMNIIPHNEDLAKMPEFIKEAAQMGVDAVILSDPGTFSVVKENAPDMEVHLSTQANNTNWISAKFWYDQGVKRIILARELSLSEIGEIRQKLPDDLELEIFVHGAMCISYSGRCLLSNYMTGRDSNKGYCAHPCRWKYHLVEEKRPGEYMPVYENERGTFIYNSKDLCMIEYIPEIIKTGVSSLKIEGRMKSSYYVATIVKAYRDAIDAFYALKENCSFDPLWLEELSKASHREYSTGFYMGKPTGQGQIYHTSSYIREYEFIGIVLEYDKNTGIAKIEQRNRMFVGDEIEVVRPQGKYFTQKISAMKDADGNDIEIAPHPQMILYMQMEEPVEEFTMLRKKA, encoded by the coding sequence ATGAATAAAGTAGAATTGCTGGCACCTGCAGGCAGCCTTGAAAAACTAAAGATGGCTGTGCTTTATGGTGCAGATGCTGTTTATATAGGGGGAGAGGAATTTGGTCTTCGGGCTTCTGCTGAAAATTTCAGCAGGGAAGAAATGATGGAAGGCATCAAATTTGCTCATGATAGGGGTAAAAAGGTATATCTTACCATGAATATAATTCCACACAATGAAGACTTGGCCAAAATGCCTGAGTTTATCAAAGAAGCGGCACAAATGGGTGTTGATGCGGTAATTCTATCTGATCCCGGTACCTTCTCCGTTGTGAAGGAAAATGCTCCGGATATGGAGGTTCACTTAAGCACTCAGGCAAATAACACCAATTGGATAAGTGCTAAGTTCTGGTATGACCAAGGGGTTAAAAGGATAATACTAGCAAGGGAGCTTTCGCTTTCTGAAATAGGGGAGATCCGCCAAAAATTACCTGATGACCTTGAACTTGAAATTTTTGTGCATGGGGCGATGTGTATATCATACTCAGGAAGATGCCTTCTTAGCAATTATATGACAGGCCGTGATTCCAACAAGGGCTATTGTGCACATCCATGCAGATGGAAATATCATCTTGTTGAAGAAAAACGACCTGGCGAGTATATGCCGGTTTATGAGAATGAAAGAGGAACCTTTATATACAACTCAAAGGACCTTTGCATGATAGAATATATTCCAGAGATTATAAAAACAGGAGTTTCCAGCCTTAAGATAGAGGGCCGCATGAAAAGCTCCTATTACGTTGCAACTATTGTAAAGGCCTACAGAGATGCTATTGATGCATTTTATGCTCTCAAGGAGAATTGCAGCTTTGATCCACTATGGTTGGAAGAGCTTTCAAAGGCAAGCCACAGGGAGTACTCCACAGGTTTTTATATGGGCAAACCTACCGGACAGGGACAGATTTATCACACAAGTTCATATATAAGGGAGTACGAATTTATAGGAATTGTTCTGGAGTATGACAAGAATACCGGTATAGCAAAAATAGAGCAGAGGAACAGAATGTTTGTCGGTGATGAGATAGAAGTGGTGAGACCTCAAGGAAAGTATTTTACACAGAAAATATCAGCTATGAAAGATGCGGATGGCAATGATATAGAGATAGCTCCTCACCCTCAGATGATCCTTTACATGCAAATGGAGGAGCCTGTGGAAGAGTTCACAATGCTGAGAAAAAAAGCTTAA
- a CDS encoding peptidoglycan D,D-transpeptidase FtsI family protein, with the protein MPVNRRFGLVVIIFTIMFILLAARISYIQFYQGRRLDSEASAQRISAVTIEKPRGSIVDKNLIPFTNRMAKSSLVLEPILLRGKNDFIEGLSGILGVNGYKLKEEIDSKKAPIIIETDKEKANEVKSLKGPGVSVLNTLKRYGNYSYLTHVLGYLNKADQVGAAGLEKYYENILKAEEENSIRVVTNANDNILQGIGCRIVKANGDEKKLNIKLTVDYHIQKIVEGTMEEYGVSGAVVVEDINTGDIIAMASNPDFNQNDVGSYLQSPQNELFNRAVASYNIGSVFKVVAAAEAIESGMPLNEDYFCSGVLKLGDREFRCSSYEKGGHGQIGFTEAFANSCNSYFIELGIKLGQKRLLSMAEKFGFGKAAGIGAQGVDEASGNIPSINGRYTDGDLANMSIGQGGIMATPLQVADMMATVANGGIKNKVNIVDSIIDENGKEIKKVRKTGWDRVISKKTADKLNELMEATVSYGTGTKAKPEENFIACGKTGSAETGVYLDGEKVVHGWFAGYFPGNNPKYAVAVFVENGKSGGQAAAPLFKEISEKIYRLKK; encoded by the coding sequence ATGCCCGTAAATAGGAGATTCGGCTTAGTTGTCATTATTTTTACAATCATGTTTATATTACTTGCTGCAAGAATATCTTATATTCAGTTTTATCAAGGTAGAAGGCTGGATTCTGAAGCATCTGCACAAAGGATTTCTGCAGTTACCATCGAAAAGCCGAGGGGAAGTATTGTTGATAAAAACCTGATACCCTTTACCAACAGAATGGCGAAAAGTTCTCTTGTGCTAGAGCCCATACTTTTAAGAGGCAAGAATGACTTCATTGAAGGGTTGTCGGGAATACTAGGTGTTAATGGATATAAGTTAAAGGAAGAAATTGATAGTAAGAAGGCACCGATAATCATAGAAACTGATAAGGAAAAAGCAAATGAGGTGAAAAGCCTTAAAGGACCTGGTGTTTCTGTGCTAAATACCTTAAAAAGATACGGAAACTACTCATATCTCACACATGTTTTAGGATATCTTAATAAGGCCGATCAGGTGGGAGCGGCAGGCCTGGAAAAGTACTATGAAAACATACTAAAGGCTGAAGAGGAAAACTCTATCAGGGTTGTGACAAATGCAAATGATAACATATTACAGGGAATTGGGTGCAGGATTGTAAAAGCAAACGGAGATGAAAAAAAACTGAATATAAAGCTTACTGTGGACTATCATATCCAAAAGATAGTAGAAGGCACGATGGAAGAGTATGGGGTAAGCGGTGCTGTTGTAGTTGAAGATATCAATACAGGTGATATAATTGCAATGGCAAGTAACCCCGACTTCAATCAGAATGATGTGGGTAGCTACCTGCAAAGCCCCCAAAATGAGCTTTTTAACAGGGCAGTCGCGTCTTATAATATCGGTTCTGTTTTTAAAGTAGTGGCTGCAGCTGAGGCCATTGAATCGGGGATGCCTTTAAATGAAGACTATTTTTGTTCCGGAGTATTGAAGCTAGGAGACAGGGAATTTAGGTGCTCATCCTATGAAAAGGGGGGGCATGGACAAATTGGATTTACTGAGGCATTTGCCAACTCATGCAATTCATATTTTATCGAACTTGGAATAAAGCTAGGGCAAAAAAGGCTTCTCTCAATGGCAGAAAAGTTTGGCTTCGGTAAGGCAGCAGGAATTGGTGCCCAAGGGGTTGATGAAGCCAGCGGCAATATTCCCTCCATTAACGGCAGATATACCGACGGCGATTTAGCCAATATGTCTATTGGGCAGGGAGGGATAATGGCCACTCCGCTTCAGGTTGCGGATATGATGGCAACTGTTGCAAACGGAGGAATAAAAAATAAGGTAAACATAGTTGATTCAATTATTGATGAGAATGGCAAAGAGATCAAAAAAGTGCGTAAAACCGGCTGGGACAGGGTAATATCAAAAAAAACTGCCGATAAGCTCAATGAACTTATGGAAGCTACAGTTTCCTACGGAACTGGTACAAAAGCAAAACCAGAAGAGAATTTTATCGCATGCGGAAAAACCGGAAGTGCTGAAACGGGAGTATATTTAGATGGGGAAAAGGTTGTACACGGATGGTTTGCCGGATATTTTCCGGGAAATAATCCTAAATACGCTGTGGCGGTTTTTGTAGAAAACGGTAAAAGCGGAGGACAGGCAGCAGCACCTCTTTTTAAAGAAATTTCTGAAAAAATTTATAGATTGAAAAAATAA
- a CDS encoding sigma-70 family RNA polymerase sigma factor codes for MLSVLLPIVANTLNSVIFLIGYVSNGNSFPQPLSHEEELEYLVKYKNGSEEARNVLIERNLRLVAHIVKKYNSSGYDSDDLISIGTIGLIKAISTFDQTKGARLATYAVRCIENAMHMLWKQKKGEAIVPAFKISCLPF; via the coding sequence TTGTTGTCTGTATTACTTCCAATAGTGGCTAATACCCTAAATAGTGTAATTTTTTTAATAGGCTATGTATCAAATGGGAACTCTTTTCCACAACCACTATCTCATGAAGAGGAACTTGAATATCTGGTTAAATATAAGAATGGAAGTGAAGAGGCCAGAAATGTTCTCATCGAGAGAAACTTAAGGCTTGTTGCCCATATTGTAAAAAAATACAATTCTTCAGGTTATGATAGCGATGACCTTATTTCTATAGGAACAATAGGGCTCATCAAGGCTATTTCCACCTTTGACCAGACAAAAGGAGCACGTCTTGCAACGTATGCTGTACGTTGTATAGAAAATGCTATGCATATGCTCTGGAAACAAAAAAAGGGGGAAGCAATTGTTCCCGCCTTTAAGATTTCATGTTTACCGTTTTAA
- a CDS encoding Gfo/Idh/MocA family oxidoreductase has protein sequence MKKIRLGVIGTGYAWERLHYPALRELSDKYEIAALVNRTKKDAEQFAEKINLDLKNVYDDYNEMLKRDDIDAVDILVPIDENYVISEAVAKAGKDFICEKPMAPNMDQAKKYLELTKKFKVKIMIAENFRYNEEINKIRDLVLSGKIGDVTYFIRNNVSCFPCEMTKDTFAATEWRQHPNYYGGAFLDAAIHDLAGLRHIFGAVECVQAFGKPQQEDYSPFVSINTNILFKNNVIGQYTYFPSGLEPQKPIIGFRIFGSKGEIYLEEKSCGIINVAYNDNTSEQIKYTPERGFYNELLNFYNALTGIEEISVTPDVEFGDVKMVFDILDSINKRTIVYVDAAKKEVEFLHQMPVSNQAQKFIQ, from the coding sequence TTGAAAAAAATTAGATTAGGCGTAATAGGTACGGGATATGCTTGGGAAAGACTACACTATCCGGCACTTAGAGAGTTAAGTGATAAATATGAGATTGCAGCCCTTGTAAATCGTACAAAAAAAGATGCTGAACAATTTGCTGAAAAAATTAATCTTGATCTGAAAAATGTTTATGATGATTACAATGAAATGCTCAAAAGGGATGACATTGATGCAGTTGACATCCTGGTTCCTATTGATGAAAACTATGTTATATCTGAAGCAGTTGCAAAAGCAGGCAAGGACTTTATATGTGAGAAGCCAATGGCCCCAAATATGGACCAGGCTAAAAAGTATCTCGAACTGACAAAAAAGTTTAAGGTAAAAATAATGATAGCGGAAAACTTCAGGTACAATGAAGAAATCAATAAAATTAGGGATCTGGTATTGAGCGGAAAGATAGGCGATGTGACATACTTTATAAGAAATAACGTTAGCTGTTTTCCATGTGAGATGACAAAAGATACATTTGCAGCAACAGAGTGGAGGCAGCATCCAAATTATTACGGAGGTGCTTTTTTAGATGCTGCAATTCATGACCTTGCGGGTTTAAGGCATATATTTGGTGCAGTAGAATGTGTTCAGGCATTTGGAAAACCCCAGCAGGAAGATTATAGTCCTTTTGTTTCGATAAACACAAATATTTTGTTCAAAAACAATGTAATCGGCCAGTACACATATTTCCCTTCAGGTCTGGAGCCTCAAAAACCTATAATAGGTTTTAGGATATTCGGTTCCAAAGGTGAGATATACTTAGAAGAGAAAAGCTGTGGAATAATAAATGTGGCTTATAATGACAATACATCGGAACAAATTAAATATACACCTGAGAGAGGCTTTTACAATGAGCTGCTTAACTTCTACAATGCTTTAACGGGTATTGAAGAAATATCAGTTACGCCTGATGTGGAGTTTGGTGATGTGAAAATGGTATTTGATATTTTAGATTCCATAAATAAAAGGACTATAGTTTATGTGGATGCTGCAAAGAAGGAAGTAGAGTTCTTGCACCAAATGCCCGTGAGCAATCAGGCTCAAAAGTTTATTCAGTAA
- a CDS encoding recombinase family protein: MMKAAIYSRKSKFTGKGESVENQIQLCKEYAIKYLNFDESNFLIYEDEGFSGGNTKRPEFQKLLKDAGTNQFQVLICYRLDRISRNISDFSQLINHLNKHNVNFVSIREQFDTATPMGRAMMYIASVFAQLERETIAERIRDNMIQLAKTGRWLGGIPPTGYKSEPVITVDKNGKQHKMFKLAPIEEEINMIKLIFDKYIRIKSISGVEKYLIEHNILTKNGVNFHTGSLRPILSNPVYAIADKNLYEYLSKKDYDVYSNAGEFNGVNGLIAYNKTSQQNKEHKDRYRDCSEWIVAVGLHHGIIPSQTWIKAQELLLQNKSKSLRKVKSTESLLSGILRCSSCGGYMRPKTVQRKNENGQQVFYYICELKEKSKRIRCSMHNISGNTLDSLVLDELKKIAAKALPIFEDIQGGKKVVSSNQSPLQLEKDALEKRIAELELRIQNLVFAISKGHKEVIDILTKNVEKYTKQKENLQIKMLTLENKERDNEDGRYNPELTAYSLGSFNDKAWELMDVEDKRKIMRSVVDRIIWNGEKLDMILY, from the coding sequence ATGATGAAGGCAGCTATATATTCTAGGAAAAGTAAATTTACAGGCAAAGGTGAGAGTGTTGAAAATCAGATTCAGCTTTGCAAGGAATATGCCATAAAATACTTAAACTTTGATGAAAGTAACTTTCTTATTTATGAGGATGAGGGGTTTTCAGGAGGAAATACCAAAAGGCCTGAATTTCAAAAGCTGTTGAAGGATGCAGGTACCAACCAATTTCAAGTTTTAATTTGCTACAGATTGGATCGTATCAGCAGAAACATATCTGATTTTTCACAACTTATCAATCATTTAAACAAACATAATGTAAATTTTGTATCTATAAGGGAGCAATTTGATACAGCTACCCCTATGGGCCGTGCAATGATGTATATAGCATCAGTCTTTGCTCAGCTTGAGAGAGAAACTATTGCAGAAAGAATCAGGGACAACATGATCCAATTGGCTAAAACCGGGAGATGGCTTGGGGGAATACCGCCTACAGGATATAAATCCGAGCCGGTTATTACGGTGGATAAAAATGGGAAGCAGCATAAAATGTTCAAGCTTGCACCAATTGAAGAAGAGATAAATATGATCAAGCTGATTTTTGATAAATACATAAGAATAAAGTCTATTTCAGGGGTTGAAAAATACCTGATAGAGCATAATATTTTAACTAAGAACGGGGTAAACTTTCATACCGGCTCCTTAAGACCTATTTTGTCAAACCCTGTATATGCCATAGCAGATAAAAATTTATATGAGTATTTATCAAAAAAGGATTATGATGTGTATTCGAATGCAGGGGAGTTTAACGGTGTTAATGGTTTGATTGCTTACAATAAAACCAGCCAACAAAATAAGGAGCATAAGGACAGATACAGAGACTGCAGTGAATGGATAGTTGCTGTAGGGCTGCATCATGGGATAATTCCGTCTCAAACATGGATAAAAGCCCAGGAGCTGCTTTTACAGAATAAATCCAAGAGCTTGCGCAAGGTAAAAAGCACCGAATCATTGCTTTCAGGAATTTTAAGATGTTCAAGCTGTGGAGGCTATATGAGGCCCAAAACAGTTCAAAGAAAAAATGAAAATGGTCAGCAGGTATTTTATTATATATGTGAGCTGAAAGAAAAGAGCAAGAGGATTAGATGTTCCATGCATAATATTAGCGGAAATACTTTAGATAGCTTGGTTTTAGATGAGCTAAAAAAAATAGCAGCAAAGGCTTTGCCTATATTTGAGGATATACAGGGAGGTAAAAAAGTAGTTTCATCTAATCAATCACCACTGCAGCTTGAGAAGGATGCACTTGAGAAAAGAATAGCTGAATTGGAATTGAGAATCCAAAATTTAGTTTTCGCCATATCTAAAGGACACAAAGAAGTTATAGACATACTTACAAAAAACGTGGAGAAATATACCAAGCAAAAGGAAAACCTACAAATCAAAATGTTGACTCTGGAAAACAAGGAAAGAGATAATGAGGATGGAAGGTATAATCCCGAGCTTACAGCTTACAGTCTGGGAAGCTTTAATGATAAAGCCTGGGAGCTTATGGATGTTGAGGACAAAAGAAAGATCATGCGAAGTGTTGTGGATAGAATAATATGGAATGGTGAAAAGCTGGATATGATTTTATATTAG
- a CDS encoding carbohydrate-binding protein has product MYNLYYENGVLIKPNVVVKGDNASVTYKGILSNSGAKSVYMHVGYGDTWENTKDIKMEKTEEGFEASLPVSDDKPLKMVFKDCANNWDNNGGRNYTFEVQSRL; this is encoded by the coding sequence TTGTATAACTTGTACTATGAGAATGGAGTTCTGATTAAACCAAATGTTGTTGTCAAGGGTGATAATGCATCTGTAACCTACAAAGGAATATTAAGCAACTCAGGTGCCAAATCGGTTTATATGCATGTTGGTTATGGAGATACTTGGGAAAATACTAAAGATATAAAAATGGAAAAAACAGAAGAGGGGTTTGAAGCAAGTTTGCCCGTATCAGACGACAAGCCTCTTAAAATGGTATTTAAAGATTGTGCAAACAATTGGGACAATAATGGCGGAAGAAACTACACTTTTGAAGTTCAATCAAGGCTATAG
- a CDS encoding cell wall hydrolase codes for MAYSERELFARLIKCEAGGEGIDGMKAVASVVMNRVHVAYGEYLRTGQGNLRRVIEQPYQFTCLMPEAYGEYNPQTVWSNEPEQIHYDIADWALAGNVHWGAGDCLWYYNPFSAICSDYFPATRTGSYFNRVGEHCFYLPTPLYAET; via the coding sequence ATGGCATATTCAGAAAGAGAGTTATTTGCAAGACTCATAAAATGTGAGGCTGGCGGTGAAGGTATTGACGGCATGAAAGCAGTTGCTTCTGTTGTTATGAATAGGGTACATGTAGCATACGGTGAGTATTTAAGGACCGGTCAGGGAAACTTAAGAAGGGTAATTGAACAGCCATACCAGTTTACATGCCTTATGCCGGAAGCATATGGAGAATATAATCCACAAACAGTCTGGTCCAATGAGCCTGAGCAGATTCATTATGACATTGCAGATTGGGCTCTTGCCGGTAATGTGCACTGGGGTGCCGGAGACTGTCTTTGGTATTATAATCCCTTTAGTGCTATATGCTCCGATTATTTCCCAGCCACAAGAACAGGGAGCTATTTTAACAGGGTCGGGGAACACTGCTTCTACTTACCGACTCCCCTATATGCAGAAACATAA